From the Streptomyces syringium genome, one window contains:
- a CDS encoding glycosyltransferase: MSPRTLRNVFLVGIDVDSMGGSQRVLHTLAQGFAERGHRVDLIGIRPSPEPHTYVTDPGYRHATLYPSPPAPAWRAASFAERLHPARLRDARAERRERDLARTRLARRFAEVPDGYVIIGSPWAAVWLKAVERSHLKGIGQYHESFFQACHSANLQLILRHYPELEKSVFLSEPDAADFRRRRLPNATALPNPVPFTPAAPAPLDTRRVGAVGRLEPVKRLDRLVDSFAAACADRPGWELHLFGDGPLEPELRAQAERLGVAGRVRFHGSVRDMAAAYRELSVVALTSEREGRPMALAEASAAGVPCVSFELSGGVRELVDHGRTGTLVPPGDTAAFTTALRELVEDDGLRERYGRAARDHVAPLALPAVLDRWEALFEEIDR; this comes from the coding sequence GTGAGCCCGCGCACACTCCGCAATGTCTTCCTGGTCGGCATCGACGTGGACTCCATGGGCGGCTCGCAGCGCGTGCTGCACACCCTCGCCCAGGGCTTCGCCGAGCGCGGGCACCGCGTCGATCTGATCGGGATCCGGCCGAGTCCCGAACCCCACACGTACGTCACCGACCCGGGGTACCGGCACGCCACGCTCTACCCCTCGCCCCCCGCGCCCGCCTGGCGGGCCGCCTCCTTCGCCGAGCGGCTGCACCCCGCCCGGCTGCGGGACGCCCGGGCCGAGCGGCGGGAGCGGGACCTGGCCCGGACGCGGCTGGCCCGGCGGTTCGCGGAAGTCCCCGACGGCTACGTGATCATCGGCTCGCCCTGGGCCGCGGTCTGGCTGAAGGCCGTCGAGCGGTCGCACCTGAAGGGGATCGGGCAGTACCACGAGTCGTTCTTCCAGGCCTGTCACTCCGCGAACCTCCAGCTGATCCTGCGGCACTACCCGGAGCTGGAGAAGTCGGTGTTCCTCAGCGAGCCGGACGCGGCGGACTTCCGCCGCCGACGGCTGCCCAACGCGACGGCGCTGCCGAACCCGGTGCCCTTCACCCCCGCCGCCCCCGCGCCCCTGGACACCCGGCGCGTCGGCGCGGTCGGGCGGCTGGAGCCGGTCAAGCGGCTGGACCGGCTGGTCGACTCCTTCGCCGCGGCCTGCGCCGACCGGCCCGGCTGGGAGCTGCACCTGTTCGGTGACGGCCCGCTGGAGCCGGAGCTGCGCGCGCAGGCCGAGCGGCTCGGCGTCGCGGGCCGGGTCCGCTTCCACGGCAGTGTGCGGGACATGGCCGCCGCGTACCGGGAGCTGTCCGTGGTGGCCCTGACCAGCGAGCGCGAGGGGCGCCCGATGGCGCTCGCGGAGGCGTCCGCCGCCGGGGTGCCCTGCGTGAGCTTCGAGCTGTCCGGCGGTGTGCGCGAGCTGGTCGACCACGGCCGCACGGGCACGCTCGTGCCGCCCGGCGACACGGCGGCGTTCACCACGGCCCTGCGGGAGCTGGTCGAGGACGACGGCCTGCGCGAGCGCTACGGCCGCGCCGCGCGCGACCACGTCGCCCCGCTGGCGCTGCCCGCCGTGCTGGACCGGTGGGAGGCGCTGTTCGAGGAGATCGACCGGTAG